In Alkalicoccobacillus plakortidis, the genomic stretch AAAGACTGGACAACAGGTCGAAAAGAGTCTTGGATATACGTTTTAGAGGTTGGATTAATGATGTATCCATCTGAATCAGTACCAATTTTTGTTGGTAGCATATCACGCACTCCTTTTAACTATCTAAGGTAACCATAACTTCCTAAAATCCACATGACCATATGAGTGATGTGTGGCATTTTGAATAATGGGATCAATCGTTCTTGTAATAGTAGGATGGTAGAGAAAAACTAGATGTTTCTCATCTCTTAAAATCCTCTCCGTTTCAATGATAATCTGCTCTCTGTCGTTAAAGTTGTGCGCACCTTCAAATGCGTTTAATTGTTGTTTAATAAACTCTACTGTCTCTGTTTGCAAAAATTGCATAATAGATAAGTGTTCGTTTCTAAATATACTCATAAAGGAGAGATGCCTATCTATTGAAAAAATCATCTTCATAAATAAAAGATCAACTTCATTCATGATTGTTTGATCATAAAAATCTGTGTGTGAGATCGGCATTAATTTCAGATTGATTCCAACGTTTCCTGCTTCCTCAATAATCCATTTGGCCTCCACAGCTGTGAGTTCATTGTCTAGATACCCTAGCTTCATTTCCTCACCTGCATAATTTGCTTTAATTAACAATGTTGAGATGAGTTTTTGGTTTTTTTCTAAGTGTTTTGAACGCATCTCACTGAAACTGCTAGCTTCACATACATTTAACTGTAAGTCTTTAATCATTTTAGGTAGGTCCATTAAATGATAAATCGCTGTTCTAAGTAACGAATTTTTTAAAATAGTGTTCCTGTTTTGGTTAAATAATAGAAACACAACACATAAATCTTGCAGTGTTTGTTCTTCAATTTTTGTCTTGGATTTCTCAGGGTTGGACTGCAAGTACAGTACATTTGCAGCATCTTTTGAAACGGTATAAAAGTGAACCTCATCAATTAAAGCACGTTCTTTAAAATAGTGTTCAAAGGCTTGAAGAATAATTTTTGATTTTGAACGCTCTTTTAATAAAAACGGCCCCGTGCCAATCCATTCTTGTTCATTAAAAGGTGTGTTTGAAGGAAGAATACAAAAAGTAGCAGTGGATAACATCTGTAGAAATAGTGAATTTCTCTTTTTTAAATGGATACTAACTTTGTAAGGAGTCTCACATTCTACTTTTTTGATTGATTCTACTAACCATGCATATGCCTTGCTTTTTGTTTTAAGCCGTTCAACTGTGAATGCAACATCAAGGCTACTGAGCTTATCCATGTTATGAAAGTGAACGTCTTTTCTTAGATAAAATGTGTAGATCAACTCTGATTGGTCTACTATGAAGTGATGTGCTAAGTGAGGAATAATACGATTTCGTTCTGAATCGTAGCAAACAAGTGTATCACCAAGTTGCTGTGTTAGATGCACTTCTAGGGCAATTGATACGTTTACTGGATCAAGCGTGGACACTTCGCGAGACTTAAACATATAAAGAATGTCTTTTGATATTGAATGACGCTTAAAACCAAATAATTTCTGAAACTCAGAAGCAGAAGATAACTGAATTAGCCATGACCTAGGTATAGGAAGTCTTAAAATAAAAGCAACCATATCTAAGTTACCAAGCTCCACATATTTCTTTATATATGCTTCAATTTCTTCTTTAAATGACTGGTTAAAAAGTAGAACTGAATAATTGCCACGGCCTCTTCCTGGAATGTAACGAAAATAACCATCTGCTTCTAGCTTGTTGAGTACTCTCTTCACATTTCTTCTTGTACAAAACCAGAGCTGTTCGAGGTCTTCATGCTTAAACGAGACTTTAAAATCCTTTTCTCTACTATGAATATAAGATCTTAAAACTAGATATTTCTCTTCCAACTCCATCACCTCTCTAAAAGGGGACATTAATAGCTTAATTCTACCCTTTTTACCTCTTTTTAGAAAGAAGATAATAGTGATAGATCCATCACTATATCGAATGGGGAGCTGCAAAATGGTTCACACAAAACTCAATCATATTTATAATTACATTGCCTATTTTCTAGGCACAATTCTGTTCAAGCTTGGGGATAAAATCTATTTGATTGCTATTCCATGGCTTGTCTATGACCTAACAAAATCTTCAGCTAACATGGGGATGATGTTCCTGGTACAAACACTACCTCTCATTTTCATCTCACCAATCGCTTGGATGCTCGCTGATCGCTTCTCTCGTAAAAAAATGATGATATTCTGTGCAGTGATTCAAGGGTGCTTAGTTCTAGTGATTCCTCTCTTGCAGCACATGGACTTATTAAAAATTGGGTTTATCTATGTTTTAGGTTTTTTCATTGCAAGTGCTGGTGCATGCTTTAATGTAACCAATGGTACAATCATTCCACAGTTATTTTCAAAACATCAGTTAATGCGCGTTAACTCAATTTTTCAATTCATTGATACAAGCTCTGTTTTATTTGGCAGCGTGTTAGCCGGAGTTCTGATTAGCCTAATTGGAATTCAGCCTCTGTTTGTCATTGTTGGAGTGTCCTACTTTCCAATCATCTTGTCCTTACTTATGCTAACTCTACGACATTCCTCTGATCACCCTATCAAAACAACTGGATGGCAATCATTAAAAGAAGGCGCTCATTATCTCTGGAATCATTCCGTTTTACGCTCATTAACATGGCTCATTTTTATTGTAAATATGGCAAATGGAGCTTTAGTTAGTATGTTGGTTTTTTTCTCACGTGATGAACTTGCGATTACTTCAACGGAAATGGGTTGGGTATATGCTGGTGCAGCAATTGCTCAAGTAGCAGGTATCCTGTTGTTGAATCTAATGAATAAGAAGAATCATCCATTAAATTTGATGGTTACTACACTTATTATTAGTGCTTTAGGCATTGTAGGTACAGCTTTGAGTTGGAATTGGATTAGTTTGATGATCTGCATCGCTATTCAAAGTGCACCAGTTATCATGTTTAACGTATTAAATAAGACCTTTAGACAACAAATTGTCCCTTCCTTTATCCTAGGTAGAGTGAACGGAATAATCATGATGATTAGCCTCGCTTCTCTACCATTAGCGGGATTTGTTACTGGCATTCTCTCTGAGTTAATAAATATTCGATGGATCTTTTTAACATTAGGTATTATTTCAATGTTAACAGTTATTCGATTTAGATCATTAGGTACTCAAAAAGCTAACGTCATTGCTTCTTAATAACAAGTAACATGCAACCTCTTGAACATAAATGACGTAGATGAGTTTATACATATGTAGGGAGGCGCTTAAAATGGAGACAGTTCGTAAGCCTTGGCGTTCTTTTTTATTCTTTATGTTTTTAGGTGTTCTTGCCGTATTAACGTTGCTGCCGATGTATATAGAGATTATTCCTGAGCAATTGGCTGAGTTTGGAATTCCATTAACGATTCCGGTTCACGTTATCGCGTTGCTCTCTTTGATTAATCCACTGCTTTTTATTATCGTTGGTTTAGTTGTGGGGCATTTACTCGCTAGTCGAACTGGTCTTGTTTCTTTTGTTTATGAGACGGATCGATTTAGACGACCTTTTTGGAGTCGATTGGTTAAAGTGCTCAAACCATCGATTCTCCTTGGAGTTCTGGGCGGTATCATTGTCATGAGTGTTGAGTTTCTTATTCAACCTCTACTCCCGTCAGAGTTACAAATGGTTGGTGCTAGCGGCTCTCTAAGTCTGATTGATTTTGCCTCAAGAATGCTCTATGGCGGGGTTGCAGAAGAACTGATGCTCCGATGGGGAGTTATGACATTGCTTGCTTTTCTTTTGTGGAAAATTTTCAGTCGTAAGAAGCTGCAGCCATCGCCTCTTTTGATGTGGATCAGTATCGTTCTTTCCGCATTGCTTTTTGCCATTGGTCATTTTGGTGCGACTGCGGCCATAACAGAGATAACTGGAATTGTGCTCTTCCGAATGCTATTTTTAAATGGGTTTCTTGGGTTAATCTATGGGTTGCTTTTTTGGAAAAAAGGACTTGAAGCCGCAATGATTGCACATCTGGTTACCCATATCACTTTAATTGTGATTACTTTCATATTTTTATAACTAACTCATCCCTACAACCAATATCGTTAGTAGGGATGAGTTAGTTATTTTTTTATGTGAGTGTCATAAAAATCGATTGATTTATATAGAAGAAAACCTGATATAGCTATAGAGACAAAGATTAAAACAAAAAGTCCCACGCTAAGTGCACTTCGGTCGATGATCGTATTCATAACTATTGGCTCACCATATTTAAAATAAGCAACAAAACTCATTCCTATTTGTAGCATAAGGGTAAACAATATACTTGCAACAAATGATAAAACAATCACAAGTAAAAATTGAATTAAAAATCTAAAGATATGTAAACCTCCTAAATAGACGATAAGTGCTTCATAAACTGAACACGGTCTTGCCCATCTCCATCATAGTTTGAGGTGACCGCTATTCCATCTATCCATTTATCACCTTCACACATTTCAAATCCCATTTTTTGATGATAGGCAATTGAGTTAGTGTTTTGTGGCGAGGTGATACATCTTACCGTGTTACGTCCTTCTTTTTGAACCACGTCATAAAACTGCTAATAGAGTCTTTGACCAATCTTCTGCTTACGATGATCTGGATGGACACCAACAAAATGAATATAGGCCTCATTGTCATTTGTTTGTGAGAGGAATCCAATCAGAAACCCTACCATCTTCTCATTATTTTCTATTATAAAACTCGTTTCATTAAAATGATGGAAAAATAGTCTTGGCAGCATGTGAGACATCTCTCGTCCTCCCCACCATTCATTAACAACTGGTAGAATTTGCTCTTGATCATAACTATCTATTGTTCGAATTAACATGTGTTACCCCCCTCTACTTTAAGCACACTTCATATTCTTTTAACATGGACTCAAGTTCGGTTGCAAAAGTGCTTGCCTGATCTGTTTGGGTCATTTCATCTCCGTTGATAAGAGGTAGCCTATGATAGATTTTCCCTTTAGGCACAACGTATCCAGTCCCCGTTATCGTTTCTGAGACGTGTATACGATTCGGCTCAAATAAAAGCGCCTGGATAATGGAACGAGCCTTTGCATTAGGTGACTGAATTAACTGGGCTGTCACTTGGGCATCAATTAAAAAAGAGAAATCCTGTTTCACAGAAAACCAGTGAAGGTGAACTGCTTCTGCAAGTAACCGGTCAGCAGCTTTTAACATCGGTGCGTGCATATACGTATGGTCTTTTACAATAATGGATAAAAGCCACTCTGCTGTCTGCTGATCTGTTGAGATGCCTTTCTCCGTACAACTGAGATTTGTCAGTATTTCGCTTGGATCTCTATTTAGATCACTCATCATATATGTATCTCTTATGAAGCTGTCTAGATGATCCAGTCCTAGTACTAAGTCCGTACCTGTTAATGGCGACTGATTTGTTAACAAATGACAGACATCATCCGTTGAGATACCTGCTTTTTTTAAGCGACTACTAATATCGTTGCTTTGTATGTATTTGAGAGTCAGTTGATGGTGATTGTAGCCTAATGTTCTCTCAACAGCGTGGGAAAATGGGAGATGGCCAATATCGTGCAAAAGTGCCGAAGCTCTCAATAAATGATGTTCAGGGAAAAAATATGCAGCCAGCTTCCAAACCCCAATTGTATGTTCAAATCGTGAATGAGTTACTGGTGAAACAAATGACCCTGCACCGTAATGAGCTAGGTGCTTTAAACGTCTAAGGTATGAAGATTGAATTAAGTCTAGTTCCAGAGGGGTAGGTTGTATACCAGGGTATAGCGGTTCGTTTCTAACATTCATCATATTTTCTCCTTTGAGAGAGTAATTTTTCAAAATAGATACAGTTATGCTTTCGTTGAACTTCATGATACCCACACGTTTTATAAAGGTGGATCGCACTGTGCCAATGATCACTCGTTTCCACAATCAGTTTAGAATAACTTTGCTTGTGGGCTTCATTTTCCAAATGACTGATCATGCGTTTAGCAAAACCTTGATTGCGCCATTGTATGTCTACTGATACCCGTTCAATTCCTACTACATGGTTTGAGCGCTTTGTTAAAGCCCCAGTGCACACTACTTCACCTTGTTTTTCTCCGATAAATAGTTTTCTATCTTCACCATTATAGCTCATTAATAGATCTTGCAAGTCTGTATTATAAGTAGTATCGAACACAGAGAAACGCTCTTTTAATCCATCTAAAATAATAGATTTAGCCTTTTCGACTGTTTGAAGAGAGACCAGCTTGATTCTCATAAAAGCATCGCCCCTTTTCCATGATAAGTACCAGAAAACCTACCAATCAGTAAAAAATGCAGTGAGCTTAGGTCCACTGCATTGTTCTTTTATAAACGGTTTATGAAGTCTTTAAAATGTTTAGACTGTAATACCGTCTCTATAAATAATGATTTTCTCTCTCGATACTTATCCATTAATCTACCTTCATACTCAAGCTTTAACTTATTATATTTTGCTTGAATATCAGGGTTTTGCTTTAGATATTCTGTTAGTTGCCAAAAATGATCAACCTCTGAATCAATTACAGTTAATTGAATCCCTATATCAAGCTCATCCTGACATTCAAAAGCTGAAAAAAGGACGTTTGTGAGCTCCCTGTATTTAATTGATAAAGGTTCAATAAAGCTCGTTTTGCTGATTGAAAGTGCTCCTGTTTTACTCTAACTTGTAAGTCGATATCACCTTTTGTGATGGCATGATCTATAGCTGTGCTTCCAACGTGATAGATGTCTGCAGCAGGAACAGCTTCTTGTATCTGTACTGTATACTTTGTGAGCATTCTTTTTAAAATGGTTTGATCGACTTTTTTCAGATAAAAGATCTCTTGATTCATACCATCCCTCACTTATCGGTAACTAAACAAATAGACATTAATTACGGTACGTGAAATTTACTATTCTTACGCTCCACTAAATGAAAAATTAAAGTTAACAGGCTCTCCGACCTTTGCTCCAGTATTTTGGTTCACTGGTGCATCTGTCACTCCATATATAGAGTAAATATCTTTGAGATTCATGCTATCTATCATATAAAAGAGTGTGATGTGATGCTCTGTATTAGGTGGGAGATCACCATAACCTCTTCCTGCTCCACTAAACATTTCATGCGCATAAAACGTCTGTCCACCTGAATCAAAGCGAGTATTATCGACATGGAATGTGATTGGATCGCTGCTTGTGTTTGTAACAACCGCATCCAGCTGAATGTATTCCACATAATCACCAGCTACTCCTGCCAGGCTTTCTTCTGTCACATCCCCACTGACTTTGCTAACACTTTTAAGCTGTATCGTAACAGGACCTGTGCTGAGTGTTTGGATGTTTTTGAGTGATGATTCAATTGTAAAATTTCCTGAAGCATTTTGCACATTGGCTCCAGTTGATCCATCCACAGCAAACGCACCTCTGTTATGGTAAATCGATTCGTAGGTTTGCTCTGGTTCGGGTTCAGACTCTTCCTGCTTTTCTTCTTTCTCCTCTTTCTCCTCTTTCTCCTCTTTTTCATCCTTTACTTTATCTTGCTCTTCTGTAGATTCCGAGCTCTCATTGTTTTCTTCCGTTTCCTTAGCTGTAACACTTTCTTCTTCTACTACTTCATCATTGTTTTCTTTTTCTTGCTCTTCTGCTTCTTCTTCTTCTTCTTCTGCTAATGCGTCTTCATCTTCCGTCTCTTCTTCCTCATCCATAAGGACCAGCATTTCTTTCTCTCTATCCTGAGCTGCTTCTTTGTGTGAATGACTTCCACTCAAGCGTTCCTCTGATTCTTGCTGATTACAGCCTGTTAAAGCCAGTACAGTGACAGCAAATGAAGTGATTAGTAGTTTCTTCAACTTTCTTCCTCCTTTTAATCTCTTTATAAAGGGTAACAGACTTTAAAACTAGTTCTCAAGCAGGAATTTATGACTAAATCTAATACATCCTGTGATATAGTGTTAAAGCAATTATTCATAAGCCGATAAATGAATTAAGGGGAGGTGTAGAAATGACAACCGTTATGTTACCTGGGATTATTGTTGGTTCAAAGTGTGCAGAATGGTATAGCAGTATGATTGCCAGTGACTCAAGTCGTGCAACCATCCTTAAATATGAAGTGGACGATATGATCAAAGTGATGGAACCCGATGACAAAGTAATTGCCTATTATTCGCTACTCCAGTTTCGCTACAACGTATTACTTGAAGAACCTACTACTCAATTTACCCACACAAATGACACCATAGAACCTTACTTAACATATATGTACTACTTTATGAATGGACAAAGCGATTTTTATGCAGCAAGATACACGTCTGCTATCAGAAAATATGAAATGGCAGAGGAATATCTAGAACAGGTTTCTGATCCATATGAACAGGCGGAGTTTTACCTTCGATTAGCCGAGGGCTACTATAGAATTAATCAGTACGTATTTGCAATCTCTTATATGGAAAAGGCAATGGCTATCTTTAAAACGGAAAAAGTCTACAAAAATAAAGTGTTAAATGGGTACCTACTTCTTGCAGGAATTAATACTGAATTAGGAGAATTTACTAAAGCAGAGGATAACTATCAAACAGCTTTAGCAGATTCTACTGACTTTCCAAGAATCCGTGCCCTACTTTTAAGAGGACTTGGCCTTAATCGCCTTAAGCAAAACAAACAAAAAGAAGCGATGTTCTATTTTGAAGAAGCATTAGCAACAGGCGATCATGCAGACACAATCGTAGGCATGAAATCAAAGGGTGATCTGGCTTTTATCCACCTACGTTTTGGTGACATCCAAACTGCCATCCCACTACTAGAGGAAGTGGAGACTCGCTCTTTGGAAGTGAATGATATTGAGTACATAGCTAGATGTAGAGTGTACAGAAATCTCTATGTTCACTATCATCGTGACCTTGTTGAAAGTGGATTGAATCTATTAATAGAACATGAACTTTATTTTGATGCTTGGGAGATTGCCGAAGACCTATCCACTTATTATGAAGCAAATGATGACTTTATCTCTGCTCTGAAGTACATGAAATTAGTTACGCAAATGAACACCAAACAGAATACATTAGGAGGGTGAATGAACTGAAGATTTTTCGAAGTCTTTTAGTCATTTCTGTTATTTTGCTGATTTTTTCATATCAACCTGAGATAGTAAACCAAACATCTGAAGAAGAAAGTTCGTGGAGAGGCAAAGTGGATTTAGAGAGGTAGAACTTTGGGCGTGCACAGAGCTGTTCTGGCTAAACTGAAGAATTAAGTGGCAGGCATAGAAACAGATTGCCTTATTATATTAATGATGAGAACCGTCCTAAGTATAATTCTAGGACGGTCTTTTTGCACATGATAGCTCTTCTTTCCAATGTATCGGCTCTTCTTCCTATGACCTATCGATTTTCGCGCGGGCTTCAATTTTTTTACACATTATGATTGCGTTTTGAGCATTCAGCTTTCCACCCTTATTCCTCTATTAGCTCAATGTTGAATGAGTCAAACTCTAAATCCTTACCTGGTGCCTTGATGATCGGTACTATCGTCATTTGATCTGACATTTCAACTTCTTCTAGATCTACTCGAATTCTGCTATTAAAGTGGAGCCATTGATTGCTATAATCTCCACTTCCATCACCCGATAGTATGGTTGTTTTTCCTGTGTTTGGATCGATTAATTTAATACTAATGGATGGAGATAGA encodes the following:
- a CDS encoding Rap family tetratricopeptide repeat protein; its protein translation is MTTVMLPGIIVGSKCAEWYSSMIASDSSRATILKYEVDDMIKVMEPDDKVIAYYSLLQFRYNVLLEEPTTQFTHTNDTIEPYLTYMYYFMNGQSDFYAARYTSAIRKYEMAEEYLEQVSDPYEQAEFYLRLAEGYYRINQYVFAISYMEKAMAIFKTEKVYKNKVLNGYLLLAGINTELGEFTKAEDNYQTALADSTDFPRIRALLLRGLGLNRLKQNKQKEAMFYFEEALATGDHADTIVGMKSKGDLAFIHLRFGDIQTAIPLLEEVETRSLEVNDIEYIARCRVYRNLYVHYHRDLVESGLNLLIEHELYFDAWEIAEDLSTYYEANDDFISALKYMKLVTQMNTKQNTLGG
- a CDS encoding ABC transporter substrate-binding protein gives rise to the protein MEEKYLVLRSYIHSREKDFKVSFKHEDLEQLWFCTRRNVKRVLNKLEADGYFRYIPGRGRGNYSVLLFNQSFKEEIEAYIKKYVELGNLDMVAFILRLPIPRSWLIQLSSASEFQKLFGFKRHSISKDILYMFKSREVSTLDPVNVSIALEVHLTQQLGDTLVCYDSERNRIIPHLAHHFIVDQSELIYTFYLRKDVHFHNMDKLSSLDVAFTVERLKTKSKAYAWLVESIKKVECETPYKVSIHLKKRNSLFLQMLSTATFCILPSNTPFNEQEWIGTGPFLLKERSKSKIILQAFEHYFKERALIDEVHFYTVSKDAANVLYLQSNPEKSKTKIEEQTLQDLCVVFLLFNQNRNTILKNSLLRTAIYHLMDLPKMIKDLQLNVCEASSFSEMRSKHLEKNQKLISTLLIKANYAGEEMKLGYLDNELTAVEAKWIIEEAGNVGINLKLMPISHTDFYDQTIMNEVDLLFMKMIFSIDRHLSFMSIFRNEHLSIMQFLQTETVEFIKQQLNAFEGAHNFNDREQIIIETERILRDEKHLVFLYHPTITRTIDPIIQNATHHSYGHVDFRKLWLP
- a CDS encoding GNAT family N-acetyltransferase — protein: MRIKLVSLQTVEKAKSIILDGLKERFSVFDTTYNTDLQDLLMSYNGEDRKLFIGEKQGEVVCTGALTKRSNHVVGIERVSVDIQWRNQGFAKRMISHLENEAHKQSYSKLIVETSDHWHSAIHLYKTCGYHEVQRKHNCIYFEKLLSQRRKYDEC
- a CDS encoding MFS transporter; this translates as MVHTKLNHIYNYIAYFLGTILFKLGDKIYLIAIPWLVYDLTKSSANMGMMFLVQTLPLIFISPIAWMLADRFSRKKMMIFCAVIQGCLVLVIPLLQHMDLLKIGFIYVLGFFIASAGACFNVTNGTIIPQLFSKHQLMRVNSIFQFIDTSSVLFGSVLAGVLISLIGIQPLFVIVGVSYFPIILSLLMLTLRHSSDHPIKTTGWQSLKEGAHYLWNHSVLRSLTWLIFIVNMANGALVSMLVFFSRDELAITSTEMGWVYAGAAIAQVAGILLLNLMNKKNHPLNLMVTTLIISALGIVGTALSWNWISLMICIAIQSAPVIMFNVLNKTFRQQIVPSFILGRVNGIIMMISLASLPLAGFVTGILSELINIRWIFLTLGIISMLTVIRFRSLGTQKANVIAS
- a CDS encoding GrpB family protein produces the protein MNQEIFYLKKVDQTILKRMLTKYTVQIQEAVPAADIYHVGSTAIDHAITKGDIDLQVRVKQEHFQSAKRALLNLYQLNTGSSQTSFFQLLNVRMSLI
- a CDS encoding CPBP family glutamic-type intramembrane protease yields the protein METVRKPWRSFLFFMFLGVLAVLTLLPMYIEIIPEQLAEFGIPLTIPVHVIALLSLINPLLFIIVGLVVGHLLASRTGLVSFVYETDRFRRPFWSRLVKVLKPSILLGVLGGIIVMSVEFLIQPLLPSELQMVGASGSLSLIDFASRMLYGGVAEELMLRWGVMTLLAFLLWKIFSRKKLQPSPLLMWISIVLSALLFAIGHFGATAAITEITGIVLFRMLFLNGFLGLIYGLLFWKKGLEAAMIAHLVTHITLIVITFIFL
- a CDS encoding HD domain-containing protein translates to MMNVRNEPLYPGIQPTPLELDLIQSSYLRRLKHLAHYGAGSFVSPVTHSRFEHTIGVWKLAAYFFPEHHLLRASALLHDIGHLPFSHAVERTLGYNHHQLTLKYIQSNDISSRLKKAGISTDDVCHLLTNQSPLTGTDLVLGLDHLDSFIRDTYMMSDLNRDPSEILTNLSCTEKGISTDQQTAEWLLSIIVKDHTYMHAPMLKAADRLLAEAVHLHWFSVKQDFSFLIDAQVTAQLIQSPNAKARSIIQALLFEPNRIHVSETITGTGYVVPKGKIYHRLPLINGDEMTQTDQASTFATELESMLKEYEVCLK